A genomic stretch from Juglans microcarpa x Juglans regia isolate MS1-56 chromosome 3S, Jm3101_v1.0, whole genome shotgun sequence includes:
- the LOC121258310 gene encoding 3-ketoacyl-CoA synthase 4-like: MSSESERTATSDGVQIHQSRRLPDFLQSVNLKYVKLGYHYLVSYLLTLCLVPLMAVILIQASQLNPDDLHLLWLHLQYNLVSVVIFFVVLVFGSTVYIMTRPRSVYLVDYSCYRPPSHLQVKFHQFMEHSKLTGDFDDSSLEFQRRILQRSGLGEETYVPEAMHYLPPRPSMSAAREEAEQVMFGALDNLFANTNVKAKDIGILVVNCSLFNPTPSLSAMILNKYKLRGNIRSFNLGGMGCSAGVIAIDLAKDLLQVHRNTYAVVVSTENITQNWYFGNKKSMLIPNCLFRVGGSAVLLSNKSSDRRRAKYKLVHVVRTHRGADDKAFRCVYQEQDDAGKTGVSLSKDLMAIAGGALKANITTLGPLVLPISEQLLFFSTLVTKKLLNAKVKPYIPDFKLAFDHFCIHAGGRAVIDELEKNLQLLPTHVEASRMTLHRFGNTSSSSIWYELAYTEAKGRMRKRNRVWQIAFGSGFKCNSAVWEALRNVKPSPNSPWEDCIDKYPVQIVA, from the coding sequence atgagctctGAATCGGAGCGGACGGCAACCTCCGATGGGGTTCAGATCCACCAGAGCCGGAGGCTGCCGGACTTTCTTCAAAGCGTGAATCTAAAGTACGTGAAACTGGGTTATCACTACCTGGTTTCCTACCTCTTGACTCTCTGTTTAGTGCCTTTGATGGCCGTCATTCTCATCCAAGCCTCCCAGCTCAATCCCGATGATCTTCACCTACTTTGGCTCCACCTACAGTACAACCTTGTTAGTGTCGTAATCTTCTTCGTTGTTCTTGTTTTCGGATCCACCGTATACATCATGACCCGACCGAGATCCGTCTACCTCGTTGACTACTCCTGCTATCGCCCGCCGTCGCATCTCCAGGTCAAATTCCACCAGTTCATGGAGCACTCCAAGCTCACCGGTGATTTCGACGACTCGTCTTTGGAGTTCCAGCGCAGGATTCTTCAACGCTCCGGTTTGGGCGAGGAGACCTACGTCCCTGAAGCTATGCACTACCTTCCTCCTCGGCCATCCATGTCCGCCGCGAGAGAAGAGGCGGAGCAAGTCATGTTTGGAGCCTTGGATAACTTATTCGCTAATACCAATGTCAAGGCTAAGGATATCGGTATTCTCGTTGTGAATTGTAGTTTGTTTAATCCGACGCCATCACTTTCGGCTATGATTCTTAACAAGTATAAGCTGAGAGGTAATATTAGGAGCTTCAATTTGGGGGGTATGGGGTGCAGTGCTGGCGTTATAGCCATTGATCTTGCTAAGGATTTGCTGCAAGTTCATAGGAACACTTATGCAGTTGTTGTTAGCACCGAGAACATTACTCAGAACTGGTACTTTGGAAACAAGAAGTCAATGTTAATACCCAATTGCTTGTTTAGAGTCGGTGGTTCTGCTGTTTTGCTTTCGAACAAATCGTCCGATAGGCGGCGAGCTAAGTATAAGCTCGTACATGTCGTGAGGACTCATCGTGGGGCTGATGATAAGGCCTTTAGGTGTGTTTATCAGGAGCAAGATGATGCGGGGAAAACCGGGGTTTCCTTATCCAAGGATCTCATGGCCATTGCTGGTGGAGCTCTTAAGGCTAATATTACAACGTTGGGTCCCCTCGTGCTTCCCATAAGCGAGcagcttcttttcttttctacctTGGTGACCAAGAAACTGCTCAATGCGAAAGTGAAGCCTTATATCCCGGATTTCAAGCTCGCTTTCGATCATTTTTGCATACATGCTGGTGGGAGGGCTGTGATTGATGAGCTTGAGAAGAATTTGCAGCTTCTCCCTACACATGTCGAGGCGTCTAGGATGACTCTGCACCGGTTTGGTAATACTTCGTCGAGTTCGATTTGGTATGAGCTGGCTTATACAGAAGCAAAGGGGAGGATGAGAAAGAGAAACCGTGTGTGGCAGATTGCATTTGGGAGTGGTTTCAAATGTAATAGTGCTGTTTGGGAGGCCCTCCGGAATGTGAAACCCTCTCCTAATAGTCCATGGGAAGATTGCATTGACAAGTATCCAGTGCAGATAGTTGCATAG